The following proteins are co-located in the Amphiprion ocellaris isolate individual 3 ecotype Okinawa chromosome 7, ASM2253959v1, whole genome shotgun sequence genome:
- the taok1a gene encoding serine/threonine-protein kinase TAO1: MPNSGRAGSLKDPEIAELFFKEDPEKLFTDLREIGHGSFGAVYFARDVRTNEVVAIKKMSYSGKQSTEKWQDIIKEVKFLQRIQHPNSIEYKGCYLREHTAWLVMEYCLGSASDLLEVHKKPLQEVEIAAITHGALQGLAYLHSHNMIHRDIKAGNILLTEPGQVKLADFGSASIACPANSFVGTPYWMAPEVILAMDEGQYDGKVDIWSLGITCIELAERKPPLFNMNAMSALYHIAQNESPALQPSEWTDYFRNFVDSCLQKFPQDRPNSEELLKHAFVQRERPESVLIDLINRTKDAVRELDNLQYRKMKKILFQEAHNGPTTEAQDEEEEPEHSVGRTGTVNSVGSNQSIPSMSISASSQSSSVNSLTDAGDDKSEVDIEGDHTVMSNSSVINLKPEEETRNEESEPHNRPTEPQSPPAHTPRPKRNREHFATIRTASVLTRQIKEHEQDSELREQILGYKRMRRQHQKQLMALENKLKAEMDEHRLRLDKELENQRNSFAQEMEKLVKKHQASMEKDAKTFTNDEKKFQQHIQSQQKKELNSFVESQKREYKLRKEQLKEELNENQSTPKKEKQEWLSKQKENFQHFQAEEEANLQRRQRQYLELECRRFKRRILIARHNIEQDLVREELNKRQTQKDLEHAMLLRHHESMQELEFRQLNTIQKTRAELIRLQHQTELTNQQEYNKRRERELRRKHVMEVRQQPKSLKSKELQIKKQFQDTCKIQTRQYKALRNHLLETTPKSEHKAVLKRLKQEQHRKLAILAEQYDHSINEMLSTQALRLDETQEAQCQGLRMQLQQELELLNAYQSKIKMQTDAQHDRERKDLEQRVSLRRALLEQKIEEEMLSLQNERLERIRSLLERQAREVEAFDSESMRLGFSNMVLSNISPEALSNSFPGAPGSWSHHQQQHPSGSSHGPHWGSGSLGAGSSHQGSHHHYHSSPGGAPMQQGWGQGMQGAGGPRPWGHPSSGSLVSRNSGGIQNSPQAMGRTSSGGHSEQGMSRSTSVTSQISNGSHLSYT, encoded by the exons ATGCCCAACAGTGGTCGGGCGGGGAGCCTGAAGGACCCCGAAATTGCTGAGCTCTTCTTCAAGGAGGACCCAGAAAAGCTCTTCACGGATCTGCGGGAAATTGGACATGGCAGCTTTGGTGCAGTATATTTT GCACGGGATGTGCGGACAAATGAGGTGGTGGCCATCAAGAAGATGTCTTATAGTGGGAAGCAGTCCACTGAG AAATGGCAAGACATAATCAAGGAGGTGAAATTCCTGCAGAGAATACAACATCCAAACAGCATAGAGTACAAAGGATGTTACTTACGAGAGCACACTGCTTGG CTGGTAATGGAGTATTGCCTAGGCTCTGCTTCAGACTTGCTAGAAG TTCACAAGAAACCTCTGCAAGAAGTTGAAATAGCTGCAATTACCCATGGTGCTCTTCAAGGGCTGGCTTATCTTCACTCCCACAACATGATTCACCG AGATATCAAGGCAGGAAACATCTTACTGACGGAGCCAGGGCAGGTAAAACTAGCAGATTTTGGCTCTGCCTCCATTGCCTGTCCTGCAAACTCCTTTGTTGGGACTCCATATTG GATGGCCCCAGAAGTAATTTTAGCTATGGATGAGGGTCAGTATGATGGAAAGGTGGACATTTGGTCTTTGGGAATAACCTGCATTGAATTAG CTGAGAGGAAGCCTCCACTGTTCAACATGAATGCAATGAGTGCCTTATACCATATAGCACAGAATGAGAGCCCCGCACTGCAGCCTAGTGAATG GACGGATTACTTCCGAAACTTTGTAGATTCTTGCCTTCAGAAATTTCCCCAGGATAGGCCAAACTCTGAAGAACTCTTAAAG CATGCGTTTGTCCAGCGTGAGAGACCAGAATCAGTCCTAATAGACCTGATAAATCGAACTAAAGATGCCGTGCGGGAGCTAGACAATCTGCAGTATCGTAAAATGAAGAAGATCTTGTTTCAGGAAGCCCACAATGGCCCCACAACTGAGGCGCAAGACGAGGAAGAG GAGCCAGAACACAGTGTGGGTAGGACGGGTACAGTGAACAGCGTAGGGAGCAACCAATCCATCCCCAGTATGTCAATCAGTGCCAGTTCCCAGAGCAGCTCTGTCAATAGTCTAACAGATGCAGGCGATGACAAGAGTGAGGTGGACATCGAGGGAGACCACACAGTGATGTCCAACAGCTCTGTCATAAATCTCAAACCT GAGGAAGAGACACGCAATGAAGAGTCAGAGCCTCACAACCGGCCAACTGAGCCACAGTCCCCTCCTGCACACACTCCACGGCCAAAACGAAACCGCGAACACTTTGCTACTATACGCACAGCTTCAGTG CTCACTCGCCAGATTAAGGAGCATGAGCAAGATTCTGAATTAAGGGAACAGATATTAGGCTACAAGCGCATGAGGCGGCAGCATCAGAAACAACTGATGGCTCTGGAGAACAAGCTGAAAGCTGAAATGGATGAGCACAGACTCCGTCTGGACAAGGAGCTAGAGAACCAGAGGAATAGTTTTGCCCAGGAGATGGAGAAACTGGTCAAGAAACATCAAGCATCTATGGAGAAAGAT GCAAAAACCTTTACCAACGATGAAAAGAAGTTCCAACAGCATATCCAGAGTCAACAGAAGAAAGAGCTGAACAGTTTCGTGGAATCCCAGAAACGGGAATACAAACTTCGCAAGGAGCAACTGAAAGAG GAATTGAATGAAAACCAGTCAACACccaagaaagaaaagcaggagtGGTTATCCAAGCAGAAGGAGAACTTCCAACACTTCCAAGCAGAGGAGGAGGCCAACTTACAGCGCAGACAGAGGCAGTACCTGGAGCTGGAGTGTCGCAGATTCAAACGGAGGATCTTGATTGCTCGCCACAACATTGAGCAGGACTTAGTCCGAGAG GAGCTAAACAAGCGTCAGACCCAGAAGGATTTGGAGCATGCCATGCTTCTCCGGCACCATGAGTCCATGCAAGAGCTGGAGTTCCGCCAGCTCAACACCATCCAAAAGACGAGGGCTGAGCTGATCCGCCTACAGCACCAGACGGAGCTCACCAATCAGCAGGAGTACAACAAGAGGAGGGAGCGGGAACTTAGACGCAAGCACGTCATGGAGGTCCGCCAGCAACCCAAGAGCCTCAAG TCCAAAGAGCTACAGATCAAGAAGCAGTTCCAGGACACATGTAAGATCCAGACCAGACAGTATAAAGCACTGAGGAACCATCTGCTGGAGACTACACCAAAGTCAGAGCACAAAGCTGTCCTTAAACGGCTGAAGCAGGAGCAACACCGCAAACTTGCCATCTTGGCAGAGCAGTATGACCACTCCATCAATGAAATGCTTTCTACTCAGGCG CTTCGTCTGGATGAGACTCAGGAGGCTCAATGCCAAGGCCTACGAATGCAGCTACAGCAGGAGCTGGAACTTCTCAATGCCTACCAGAGCAAGATCAAGATGCAGACGGATGCCCAGCATGACCGTGAGAGGAAGGACCTGGAGCAGAGGGTGTCACTCCGAAGGGCCCTGCTAGAACAAAAG ATTGAGGAGGAGATGCTGTCCTTGCAGAATGAACGTTTGGAGCGAATCCGGAGCCTGCTGGAACGCCAAGCCAGAGAAGTTGAGGCTTTTGACTCGGAGAGTATGCGCCTAGGCTTCAGCAACATGGTGCTATCAAACATCTCCCCTGAGGCTCTTAGCAATAGCTTTCCCGGTGCTCCAGGAAGTTGGAGTCACCATCAGCAACAGCACCCATCTGGGAGCTCTCATGGGCCACACTGGGGCAGCGGCAGTTTGGGTGCAGGGTCAAGCCACCAAGGCAGCCATCACCACTATCACTCCAGTCCAGGAGGGGCACCTATGCAGCAAGGCTGGGGGCAGGGCATGCAGGGAGCAGGGGGTCCACGGCCGTGGGGCCACCCATCGTCTGGGTCCCTGGTCTCTCGCAATAGTGGAGGTATCCAGAACAGCCCCCAAGCAATGGGGAGGACATCCTCAGGAGGGCACAGCGAGCAGGGCATGAGTAGGAGCACTAGTGTCACCTCTCAGATATCTAACGGGTCACACCTCTCCTACACATAG